A stretch of the Opisthocomus hoazin isolate bOpiHoa1 chromosome 2, bOpiHoa1.hap1, whole genome shotgun sequence genome encodes the following:
- the SYTL3 gene encoding synaptotagmin-like protein 3 isoform X2: protein MACEFDLNFLKELEREAVLEVLYRDQMVRKTEEERIRKLKLQLQQLRWKGARNVSHEYQERCCARCQKSLGLLMNRGAVCNGCSHRVCSECRVCLNPCLWTCTVCYALGDVKVKTGEWFFEERAKKYPGEGRHETVGAQLLKSYQKLSKISVVPPTPPPFTESTAGSNMTELKQSTSFNKSVENLFLSLTTHIKKISKSQNDVADRCLLTTDYGQNVERRKQRRSQSDTAINITSRMKSTPSLQALITGAQNDSEILTKRNCKEEEDITTSPTSDAVFCDGRKHGSLYSLNSTCTESGNFGKANVTGEIEFAIRYIFKACILEICIKGCKNLAYGEEKKKKCNPYVKVYLLPDKSPRSKRKTAVKKSTVDPEFDETLKYKIDYSQLGSRQLQISVWHAGALKYRVFLGEVVIPLAVWNFEDDSMQLFNWYQLKAKPEKPEDGLIQYSGELLVSARLSVPAQYKNFQFEGNKVQGVPNCQLQVMIFGAKNLPVLRSAGMPSSFVKGSATAIVSTLDRLGPVDVQLKRSVPRRSQAWCKGIIWLYGPCLSVSDPMAGSAPQPKRMDGLHTCPAFE from the exons ATGGCCTGTGAATTTGATTTAAACTTCCTTAAGGAATTGGAACGAGAGGCTGTTCTGGAAGTCCTGTACCGTGACCAGATGGTGAGaaaaacagaggaggaaagaatAAG GAAACTgaaactgcagctgcagcagcttcgGTGGAAAGGGGCAAGAAATGTAAGCCATGAATACCAGGAGAGATGTTGCGCTCGCTGTCAGAAGTCGCTTGGGTTATTGATGAACAGAGGTGCAGTATGCAATGGGTGCAGTCATCGAGTGTGCTCTGAATGCCGTGTCTGCCTGAATCCCTGCCTTTGGACATGCACTGTTTGTTATGCTCTTGG agATGTGAAAGTGAAGACTGGTGAATGGTTCTTTGAGGAACGAGCAAAGAAATACCCAGGTGAAG GCAGACATGAAACAGTTGGTGCACAGCTCTTGAAATCTTATCAGAAACTGAG TAAAATTTCTGTTGTACCTCCAACTCCAcctcctttcacagaatccacagCAGGAAGCAACATGACG GAACTCAAGCAGTCTACAAGTTTTAATAAATCTGTGGAAAACTTGTTTCTGTCTCTCACAACACATATAAAAA aaatctcCAAGTCCCAGAATGATGTGGCTGACAGATGTCTCCTAACTACAGATTATGGGCAGAACGTGGAAAGAAGGAAGCAAAGAAGGAGCCAGTCTGACACTGCCATCAACATTACAAGCAGG ATGAAAAGTACACCCAGTCTTCAAGCGCTCATCACTGGGGCCCAAAATGACAGTGAAATTCTGACCAAAAGGAATTGCAAGGAGGAAGAAGACATAACAACCAGTCCCACAAGTGATGCAGTTTTCTGTGATGGCAGAAAACAT GGGAGTCTGTATAGTCTGAACAGCACTTGCACTGAATCTGGCAATTTTGGCAAGGCGAACGTCACGGGAGAAATAGAGTTTGCCATAAGATACATCTTCAAAGCTTGCATCTTAGAAATTTGCATCAAAGGATGCAAGAATCTGGCTTAtggagaggagaagaagaaaaagtgtaACCC GTATGTTAAGGTTTATTTGCTTCCTGATAAATCTCCTCGGAGCAAGCGGAAGACAGCTGTCAAAAAGAGCACAGTGGATCCGGAATTCGATGAGACTTTGAAG TACAAGATTGACTACTCACAGCTGGGCAGTCGGCAGCTTCAGATCTCTGTGTGGCATGCAGGAGCCCTCAAGTACAGGGTGTTTTTGGGGGAAGTGGTGATTCCACTGGCAGTGTGGAACTTCGAAGATGACTCCATGCAGTTGTTCAACTGGTACCAGCTCAAAGCCAAG CCTGAAAAGCCTGAAGATGGTCTTATCCAGTACAGCGGTGAACTCCTTGTGTCTGCAAGACTGTCAGTACCAGCCCAGTATAAAAATTTCCAGTTTGAAG GAAACAAAGTCCAAGGAGTTCCCAACTGCCAGCTTCAGGTTATGATATTTGGGGCCAAGAATTTGCCTGTGCTGAGGTCTGCTGGAATGCCGAGCTCGTTTGTGAAAGG CTCAGCTACAGCAATCGTGTCTACACTTGACCGTCTGGGACCAGTCGACGTTCAGCTCAAGCGATCAGTTCCTAGGAGGAGCCAAGCTTGGTGCAA AGGAATCATTTGGCTCTATGGACCTTGTCTCTCAGTCAGCGACCCAATGGCAGGAAGTGCTCCGCAGCCCAAACGCATGGATGGACTTCACACTTGTCCTGCATTCGAATAA
- the SYTL3 gene encoding synaptotagmin-like protein 3 isoform X1: protein MACEFDLNFLKELEREAVLEVLYRDQMVRKTEEERIRKLKLQLQQLRWKGARNVSHEYQERCCARCQKSLGLLMNRGAVCNGCSHRVCSECRVCLNPCLWTCTVCYALGDVKVKTGEWFFEERAKKYPGEGRHETVGAQLLKSYQKLSKISVVPPTPPPFTESTAGSNMTELKQSTSFNKSVENLFLSLTTHIKKISKSQNDVADRCLLTTDYGQNVERRKQRRSQSDTAINITSRMKSTPSLQALITGAQNDSEILTKRNCKEEEDITTSPTSDAVFCDGRKHGSLYSLNSTCTESGNFGKANVTGEIEFAIRYIFKACILEICIKGCKNLAYGEEKKKKCNPYVKVYLLPDKSPRSKRKTAVKKSTVDPEFDETLKYKIDYSQLGSRQLQISVWHAGALKYRVFLGEVVIPLAVWNFEDDSMQLFNWYQLKAKPEKPEDGLIQYSGELLVSARLSVPAQYKNFQFEGNKVQGVPNCQLQVMIFGAKNLPVLRSAGMPSSFVKGCLILPDQAEVKRKSPVLKKEASPQWKHLFIFDGVTPAQLQQSCLHLTVWDQSTFSSSDQFLGGAKLGAKESFGSMDLVSQSATQWQEVLRSPNAWMDFTLVLHSNKENFKS from the exons ATGGCCTGTGAATTTGATTTAAACTTCCTTAAGGAATTGGAACGAGAGGCTGTTCTGGAAGTCCTGTACCGTGACCAGATGGTGAGaaaaacagaggaggaaagaatAAG GAAACTgaaactgcagctgcagcagcttcgGTGGAAAGGGGCAAGAAATGTAAGCCATGAATACCAGGAGAGATGTTGCGCTCGCTGTCAGAAGTCGCTTGGGTTATTGATGAACAGAGGTGCAGTATGCAATGGGTGCAGTCATCGAGTGTGCTCTGAATGCCGTGTCTGCCTGAATCCCTGCCTTTGGACATGCACTGTTTGTTATGCTCTTGG agATGTGAAAGTGAAGACTGGTGAATGGTTCTTTGAGGAACGAGCAAAGAAATACCCAGGTGAAG GCAGACATGAAACAGTTGGTGCACAGCTCTTGAAATCTTATCAGAAACTGAG TAAAATTTCTGTTGTACCTCCAACTCCAcctcctttcacagaatccacagCAGGAAGCAACATGACG GAACTCAAGCAGTCTACAAGTTTTAATAAATCTGTGGAAAACTTGTTTCTGTCTCTCACAACACATATAAAAA aaatctcCAAGTCCCAGAATGATGTGGCTGACAGATGTCTCCTAACTACAGATTATGGGCAGAACGTGGAAAGAAGGAAGCAAAGAAGGAGCCAGTCTGACACTGCCATCAACATTACAAGCAGG ATGAAAAGTACACCCAGTCTTCAAGCGCTCATCACTGGGGCCCAAAATGACAGTGAAATTCTGACCAAAAGGAATTGCAAGGAGGAAGAAGACATAACAACCAGTCCCACAAGTGATGCAGTTTTCTGTGATGGCAGAAAACAT GGGAGTCTGTATAGTCTGAACAGCACTTGCACTGAATCTGGCAATTTTGGCAAGGCGAACGTCACGGGAGAAATAGAGTTTGCCATAAGATACATCTTCAAAGCTTGCATCTTAGAAATTTGCATCAAAGGATGCAAGAATCTGGCTTAtggagaggagaagaagaaaaagtgtaACCC GTATGTTAAGGTTTATTTGCTTCCTGATAAATCTCCTCGGAGCAAGCGGAAGACAGCTGTCAAAAAGAGCACAGTGGATCCGGAATTCGATGAGACTTTGAAG TACAAGATTGACTACTCACAGCTGGGCAGTCGGCAGCTTCAGATCTCTGTGTGGCATGCAGGAGCCCTCAAGTACAGGGTGTTTTTGGGGGAAGTGGTGATTCCACTGGCAGTGTGGAACTTCGAAGATGACTCCATGCAGTTGTTCAACTGGTACCAGCTCAAAGCCAAG CCTGAAAAGCCTGAAGATGGTCTTATCCAGTACAGCGGTGAACTCCTTGTGTCTGCAAGACTGTCAGTACCAGCCCAGTATAAAAATTTCCAGTTTGAAG GAAACAAAGTCCAAGGAGTTCCCAACTGCCAGCTTCAGGTTATGATATTTGGGGCCAAGAATTTGCCTGTGCTGAGGTCTGCTGGAATGCCGAGCTCGTTTGTGAAAGG TTGTCTCATCCTCCCAGACCAAGCAGAGGTCAAGCGAAAGTCTCCTGTTCTGAAGAAAGAAGCCAGTCCCCAGTGGAAACACTTGTTTATCTTTGATGGTGTTACCCCAGCTCAGCTACAGCAATCGTGTCTACACTTGACCGTCTGGGACCAGTCGACGTTCAGCTCAAGCGATCAGTTCCTAGGAGGAGCCAAGCTTGGTGCAA AGGAATCATTTGGCTCTATGGACCTTGTCTCTCAGTCAGCGACCCAATGGCAGGAAGTGCTCCGCAGCCCAAACGCATGGATGGACTTCACACTTGTCCTGCATTCGAATAAGGAAAACTTTAAATCATGA